The Methyloferula stellata AR4 genome includes a window with the following:
- a CDS encoding Tex family protein — protein sequence MTSETTRIVQIIASEIQAKSEQVKAAIALLDEGSTVPFIARYRKEATGGLDDTQLRQLDERLVYLRELETRRLAISESIGGQGKLTEQLAIKIAGAETKAELEDIYLPFRPKRRTRAEIAREKGLGGLADTIFANRTADPAELAQAYVSESVPDVKTALEGARDILTETFAENADLVGRLRTYLQQHAILRAKVIEGKETAGEKFSDYFDHCERWAAVPSHRALAMLRGRNEDVLSLNIEVDAEDASPLKPVERMVAESHDIPLQGAAGDRWLLETARWTWRVKLSLHLSLDLMNELRQRAEKEAIEVFARNLKDLLLAAPAGSRPTMGLDPGIRTGVKVAVVDATGKLLETSTIYPFQPRNDVAGAMAELGRLIRRHKVELIAIGNGTASRETDRLAGEVIAALPGAKPIKVVVSEAGASVYSASATAAAEMPDLDVSLRGAVSIARRLQDPLAELVKIDPKSIGVGQYQHDVSQVWLARSLDAVVEDAVNAVGVDLNTASAALLSRISGLSSSLADAIIVHRDEKGAFKNRKELLDVTRLGPRTFELCAGFLRIPNGSEPLDAASVHPEAYGVVRKIAAACGRDLRSLMGDTAALKALNPAQFVDERFGLPTVRDILSELEKPGRDPRPAFKTATFTDGVNDIKDLVPGQMLEGVVTNVANFGAFVDIGVHQDGLVHISQLADRYVKDPGAVVKAGDIVKVRVVEVDVKRKRIALSMRAQDTLQSTKAPEPANSSHRTHNKPQASRSDKPQSALAAALSEAFRHK from the coding sequence GCGGCGATCGCCCTTCTTGACGAGGGCTCGACCGTCCCGTTTATTGCGCGCTATCGCAAGGAAGCGACCGGCGGTCTTGACGACACGCAATTGCGGCAGCTTGATGAACGTCTTGTCTATCTGCGCGAGCTTGAGACCCGGCGCCTCGCCATCAGTGAATCGATCGGCGGCCAAGGCAAACTGACTGAACAGCTTGCGATAAAGATCGCAGGGGCCGAGACAAAGGCCGAGCTCGAAGATATTTATTTGCCCTTCCGTCCGAAGCGCCGCACGCGTGCGGAGATTGCACGTGAAAAGGGATTGGGCGGCCTCGCTGATACGATTTTTGCCAATCGCACGGCTGATCCCGCGGAATTGGCGCAAGCCTATGTCTCCGAGTCAGTGCCGGACGTAAAAACAGCGCTCGAAGGTGCAAGGGATATTCTGACCGAAACCTTCGCCGAAAATGCCGATCTCGTCGGGCGCTTGCGCACCTATCTTCAGCAGCACGCCATCCTGCGCGCCAAAGTGATCGAAGGCAAGGAGACGGCCGGCGAGAAGTTTTCCGATTACTTCGATCACTGCGAGCGCTGGGCCGCGGTTCCGAGCCATCGTGCGCTTGCCATGTTGCGTGGGCGCAACGAAGACGTGCTTTCCCTCAATATCGAAGTCGATGCTGAGGATGCGAGTCCGCTGAAACCTGTCGAGCGGATGGTCGCAGAGAGTCATGATATCCCTTTGCAAGGCGCAGCTGGAGATCGTTGGCTTCTCGAAACCGCACGTTGGACCTGGCGTGTGAAGCTCTCGCTCCATCTCTCGCTCGATTTGATGAATGAGCTGCGGCAACGCGCGGAAAAAGAGGCAATCGAGGTCTTCGCCCGCAACCTCAAGGATCTGCTGCTCGCGGCACCCGCCGGTTCGCGTCCGACGATGGGACTTGATCCGGGCATTCGCACTGGCGTGAAGGTTGCCGTTGTCGATGCGACCGGCAAGTTGCTGGAGACTTCGACCATCTATCCATTTCAGCCCCGCAATGATGTCGCGGGCGCGATGGCTGAGCTTGGCCGCTTGATCCGGCGGCATAAAGTCGAATTGATCGCCATCGGAAATGGAACGGCGAGCCGCGAGACCGATCGCTTGGCTGGAGAGGTCATCGCCGCCTTGCCGGGCGCCAAGCCGATCAAGGTGGTGGTCAGCGAGGCGGGTGCATCTGTCTATTCGGCCTCGGCGACTGCCGCGGCCGAAATGCCGGATCTCGATGTTTCCTTGCGAGGCGCAGTCTCGATCGCGCGGCGGCTGCAAGATCCTCTTGCCGAACTCGTCAAGATTGATCCGAAATCAATTGGCGTTGGGCAGTATCAGCATGATGTCAGTCAGGTCTGGCTCGCGCGATCTCTCGATGCCGTGGTCGAGGATGCGGTCAACGCGGTCGGCGTCGATCTAAACACCGCGTCGGCGGCGCTGCTTTCCCGCATTTCGGGCCTCAGCAGCTCGCTGGCCGACGCGATCATCGTGCATCGTGACGAGAAAGGCGCCTTTAAGAACCGCAAGGAACTCTTGGATGTCACGCGTCTTGGGCCGCGAACCTTTGAACTCTGTGCAGGGTTCCTGCGAATCCCGAATGGTTCAGAGCCCTTGGATGCCGCCTCGGTTCATCCGGAGGCCTATGGTGTCGTCCGCAAGATAGCGGCGGCCTGCGGACGGGATCTTCGTTCGCTCATGGGCGATACGGCGGCTTTGAAAGCTCTCAATCCGGCTCAATTCGTCGATGAGCGCTTCGGCCTGCCGACCGTCAGGGACATATTGTCGGAACTCGAAAAGCCGGGCCGTGATCCGCGCCCGGCGTTCAAGACCGCAACCTTCACCGACGGGGTGAATGACATTAAGGATCTGGTTCCAGGTCAGATGCTGGAGGGCGTCGTCACTAATGTCGCGAACTTCGGCGCCTTTGTCGATATTGGCGTCCATCAGGATGGGCTTGTGCATATTTCGCAGCTCGCGGACCGCTATGTGAAAGACCCTGGCGCGGTCGTCAAAGCGGGCGACATCGTCAAAGTGCGCGTCGTAGAGGTCGACGTGAAACGCAAACGAATCGCCCTTTCCATGCGCGCGCAGGACACGCTGCAATCAACGAAAGCACCTGAGCCGGCAAACTCTTCGCACCGGACTCATAACAAGCCCCAGGCAAGCCGAAGCGACAAACCGCAAAGCGCTCTTGCAGCGGCGTTGAGCGAAGCCTTTCGACACAAATAG
- a CDS encoding winged-helix domain-containing protein, with protein sequence MDTSLDRIRAKIAELEARLDSLKIAERELLELEAPSTKAVSKSKSSTRKARTPRATKAQAIESAAEKAASEEAAPKQTIGAAITDVLAQHGALSASAIAEQVVAAGKDINNRSVSFALQSLKKRGLVKTAGGEWSLKKTRSKRGG encoded by the coding sequence ATGGATACATCACTCGACCGCATTCGGGCGAAGATCGCCGAGCTCGAAGCCAGGCTCGACAGCCTCAAGATCGCGGAACGCGAACTGCTAGAGCTCGAGGCACCATCAACGAAGGCAGTATCGAAGTCGAAGTCATCGACTCGCAAGGCGAGGACGCCGCGCGCGACAAAAGCGCAGGCGATCGAGTCCGCGGCAGAGAAGGCCGCGTCTGAAGAAGCCGCTCCGAAGCAGACGATCGGTGCAGCCATCACCGATGTTCTGGCCCAACATGGTGCTCTATCCGCATCGGCGATCGCCGAGCAGGTTGTGGCCGCCGGCAAGGACATCAATAACCGGTCCGTCTCCTTCGCGCTGCAGTCGCTTAAAAAGCGTGGGCTCGTCAAAACGGCCGGCGGCGAATGGTCCTTAAAAAAGACCCGCTCGAAACGCGGCGGCTGA
- a CDS encoding Flp family type IVb pilin, with product MKNLLSRFSQDQSGATAIEYGLIAGLIAVVIIATITTVGTKLSAKFNAIAANLT from the coding sequence ATGAAGAACCTTCTGTCCCGCTTCTCGCAGGATCAATCCGGCGCGACTGCCATCGAATATGGTCTGATTGCTGGCTTGATTGCCGTTGTCATTATTGCGACGATCACGACCGTCGGCACCAAGCTTTCGGCGAAGTTCAACGCCATCGCCGCCAATCTGACCTAA
- a CDS encoding di-heme-cytochrome C peroxidase, with amino-acid sequence MKLKLSKLGVLLGVPAIVGGFAAAGQPDQPLVFADQGREWTPQLRAALYVQDQGSQLIPLAWFEALTQADGKPFTEGALARFGFLPNPQAAHGDRLPVGFSLADSQQGPMVGMTCAACHTRDIKAAGVTYRIDGGPAFADFQSFVLDLDAAVRRALASDSSFKSFAEGVLGGEAAKPAAVMALHDSVALWSLRFHTWVGQIPTDRPWGPSRLDAIAMIYNRVNGLDLGPAPTYMLADNMAIADAPTRYPFLWNAGRQDKTQWGAWAANGNEGLAVARNLGQVFGVFATFHPGPKTSATPLDHDYLSTNSSNIPGIAAAETILARLGPPVWPFPVDHALAERGREIFNRPAAQGGCVECHGVAEGEPRPPNAHSWRTVSLDAGTDLHQWQIVLRSARTGMLEGATVPGVVGPLQATDLSLNILKAAVTGTIAELQAAQAAAAQAAAPAAAPPEAKAKDDQAKADAAKGGMTAPDATVPMTHEDMQNTMQVPDMPPKVQKTADEKPADPAAHPPGTFVYEARVLQGIWAAAPYLHNGSVPSLTELLKPAGQRVKSFKIGPAYDTQAVGLAPDQAGNFTLVTTGCEDRMSGNSNCGHEYGTQLPEDEKKALLEYLKVL; translated from the coding sequence ATGAAGCTCAAACTATCGAAGCTCGGTGTTTTGCTGGGCGTTCCGGCGATTGTCGGCGGGTTCGCCGCCGCAGGGCAGCCGGATCAGCCGCTCGTCTTTGCCGACCAAGGCCGTGAATGGACGCCGCAATTGCGCGCCGCGCTTTATGTGCAGGATCAGGGATCTCAGCTCATTCCGCTGGCCTGGTTCGAAGCCTTGACGCAGGCGGATGGCAAGCCCTTCACTGAAGGCGCGCTTGCGCGCTTCGGCTTTCTGCCGAACCCGCAAGCGGCGCATGGCGACCGTCTTCCCGTCGGGTTCTCATTGGCGGATTCGCAACAGGGGCCGATGGTTGGCATGACCTGCGCGGCCTGCCATACGCGCGATATCAAGGCCGCGGGGGTCACCTATCGGATCGATGGCGGTCCGGCCTTCGCCGACTTTCAATCCTTTGTCCTCGATCTCGACGCGGCCGTCAGGCGGGCCTTGGCAAGCGACAGCAGCTTCAAATCTTTTGCCGAAGGCGTTTTGGGCGGCGAAGCGGCGAAGCCCGCGGCCGTCATGGCGCTCCACGATTCCGTCGCGCTCTGGTCGCTGCGCTTCCACACCTGGGTCGGCCAGATCCCGACCGATCGGCCTTGGGGCCCCTCGCGGCTCGATGCCATCGCCATGATCTACAATCGCGTCAACGGTCTCGATCTTGGTCCGGCGCCGACCTATATGCTCGCCGATAATATGGCCATCGCCGATGCGCCAACCCGTTATCCGTTTCTCTGGAACGCAGGGCGTCAGGACAAGACGCAATGGGGTGCCTGGGCGGCGAATGGCAATGAAGGGCTCGCCGTTGCCCGCAACCTCGGCCAAGTCTTTGGCGTGTTCGCGACTTTCCATCCGGGCCCCAAGACAAGCGCGACGCCGCTCGACCACGACTATCTCAGTACCAATTCATCGAACATCCCCGGGATCGCGGCGGCCGAGACCATTCTCGCGCGGCTTGGGCCGCCGGTTTGGCCGTTTCCCGTCGATCATGCACTGGCGGAACGCGGCCGTGAGATCTTCAACAGGCCTGCCGCGCAAGGCGGATGCGTCGAATGTCATGGCGTGGCGGAAGGCGAGCCACGGCCGCCAAATGCCCATTCGTGGAGGACGGTGAGCTTGGACGCGGGCACCGACCTCCACCAATGGCAGATCGTGCTTCGCTCGGCACGGACGGGAATGCTGGAAGGTGCCACTGTGCCCGGTGTCGTCGGACCGTTGCAGGCAACCGATCTGTCGCTGAATATTTTGAAGGCCGCAGTCACCGGGACCATAGCGGAACTGCAGGCGGCGCAGGCCGCGGCTGCCCAAGCCGCTGCACCGGCTGCCGCCCCGCCGGAAGCCAAGGCGAAAGACGATCAAGCGAAGGCCGACGCGGCGAAAGGCGGCATGACCGCCCCGGACGCTACGGTGCCAATGACGCATGAGGACATGCAAAACACCATGCAGGTGCCGGACATGCCGCCGAAGGTGCAAAAGACGGCGGACGAAAAGCCTGCCGATCCAGCGGCGCACCCGCCGGGCACATTCGTCTACGAAGCGCGTGTTCTGCAAGGGATTTGGGCCGCCGCGCCTTATCTTCACAACGGATCGGTGCCGAGCCTCACCGAGCTTTTGAAGCCGGCCGGCCAGCGCGTCAAGAGCTTCAAGATCGGACCTGCCTATGACACGCAAGCGGTTGGTCTCGCGCCAGATCAGGCCGGCAATTTTACGCTCGTGACGACCGGTTGCGAGGATCGCATGTCGGGCAATAGCAATTGCGGACACGAGTACGGCACGCAATTGCCCGAGGATGAAAAGAAGGCGCTTCTCGAATATCTGAAGGTGCTCTGA
- a CDS encoding beta strand repeat-containing protein, which produces MKNWFVGASATPGKPGTREQFFETTQLARKQLLLGTALAGVLSLSTPAFAQSVGGNGGISGQTGGGTTGGSGGSLASPTGGNGTVGGGGGGGGPSGTGGTSGGTGGGGAGGSGDPGSGITGAGGNGGAGGLNGFTGTSLPGTASTGNNGAGGAGGTSSGTQFGGGGGGGGAGGYGAVVTSPNPTDTLTVNTTGGNGGTGGTGALGPGNVGGSGGSGGGGGAGLSYTGTSLTVNSGVTVLGGNGNTGGNGGNGTTNAGGAGGAGGAGGNGIEGNNFILNNSGTIQGGTGAAGGTGGTGTSTGATGATGAGGAGVVGSGLTIVNAGAINGAGSANAITFTGGTNSLTTNGGTYTGNIGVTGGLTLNQTAGAGAAGSATYSNSFTGPGSLTVTTDVGKSVTLSGVNSHTGGTTLTGGALNITGVGTLGASTGTTTVSGGTLDLGTTTQTQATLNHSAGTVQNGTMNVGTYQLTGGTLASTATVNASTTFDMQSGTVNGVLGGAGTLNKTTAGTVNLTGANTYSGGTNLSAGVLNVGGSGTLGATAGTTTVSGGTLDLGTTTQTQVTLNHSAGTVQNGTMNVGTYQLTGGTLASTATVNASTTFDMQSGTVNGVLGGAGALNKTTAGTVNLTGANTYSGGTNLSAGVLNITGAGTLGATTGTTTVSGGTLDLGATTQTQATLNHSAGTIQNGTMNVGTYQLTGGTLAAGATVSATTAFDMQAGTVAGVLSGAAALSKTTAGTVTLSGANNYTGGTNVSAGTLALSGAGTLGNTASTTTVSGTGTLDLGTTAQTQATLNQSGGTVQNGTMNVGTYQLTGGTLAAGATVSATTTHDMQSGTVNGILAGAAALNKTTAGTVTLSGANTYTGGSNVSAGTLALTGAGTLGAAAGTTTVSGTGTLDLGTTAQTQATLNQSGGTVQNGTMNVGTYQLTGGTLAAGATVSASTTHDMQSGTVNGILAGAAALNKTTAGTVTLSGANTYTGATTVSGGTLDVASGGSIAASSMLTNNSTFQVDAGGSATFTAVGSTNTGTVTDSGTISFTNDFTNNGFVTVNSGATLNAGSITNNGTITNFGTVNDDLTNTGTLNNFGTYNVTGTLTNSGTINMVNGSPTNVVNVTANYVASGASTLNVDATLVSGGAADQLRVAGTTSGNTVINLNDVGSKGFFTTPIPIVTTGGGAGTFSQGSGFGSAGIVNYSLQHIGNNWDVVATLNPGAAPAFATSIAASLAAVNVGFFQNASAFISAPPDPKPNQWGGGPWIRIADGRNDVNSVGTTQNIGGATTSNSLVRTTFNGFQTGMDLGLFNVENTGYNLHFGVTGGQVILDATELQSGTNTNEATVPFVGVYGALTGHNFFADFQVREDFYNMKVSNPVAFLSQQNLNGNGVSANGSIGYRYDVTRQFFVEPSVAVLYSHLSVQQLRVGIDPADNVYGTLSFNPINSLIGRLGVRVGTNYSFETVAIQPFLTGSVWREFEGDTTTTFQAAGGYVPITVSRIGTFEQVGLGVAAQVLNTGLLGFVRGDYRFGPNINGYAFNAGMRYQF; this is translated from the coding sequence ATGAAGAATTGGTTTGTGGGCGCGAGCGCGACACCGGGAAAGCCGGGCACGCGAGAGCAATTCTTCGAAACGACGCAGCTTGCCCGCAAGCAACTGCTGCTTGGCACGGCCTTGGCCGGCGTACTGTCACTCTCGACCCCGGCTTTCGCACAGTCCGTGGGTGGCAATGGCGGGATTAGCGGCCAGACTGGCGGCGGGACCACTGGGGGCAGTGGCGGAAGCTTGGCCAGCCCGACCGGCGGAAATGGCACGGTTGGCGGCGGCGGCGGCGGCGGCGGTCCTTCGGGCACGGGCGGCACAAGCGGCGGCACAGGCGGCGGTGGTGCCGGTGGCTCAGGGGATCCAGGCAGTGGAATTACCGGAGCCGGCGGCAACGGTGGCGCTGGCGGCCTTAACGGATTTACGGGCACGTCCTTGCCCGGGACGGCCAGCACCGGAAACAACGGTGCCGGTGGGGCCGGTGGGACGTCCAGCGGAACCCAATTCGGCGGTGGCGGTGGCGGCGGCGGTGCCGGTGGTTACGGCGCGGTGGTCACCAGCCCGAATCCCACAGACACCCTCACGGTAAACACGACAGGCGGCAACGGCGGAACGGGCGGCACTGGTGCGTTGGGCCCTGGCAACGTCGGGGGCAGCGGCGGTAGTGGTGGCGGCGGCGGAGCGGGCCTTTCTTATACTGGAACATCGTTGACCGTTAATTCCGGCGTGACGGTCCTTGGCGGTAACGGCAATACAGGCGGCAACGGCGGTAATGGCACCACCAACGCTGGTGGCGCCGGCGGCGCCGGCGGCGCCGGCGGCAACGGTATTGAAGGCAATAATTTCATCCTCAACAATTCAGGCACGATCCAGGGCGGCACTGGAGCCGCCGGGGGCACGGGCGGCACTGGCACTTCCACCGGCGCTACTGGCGCCACGGGGGCGGGCGGTGCGGGTGTGGTCGGTTCCGGTCTCACCATCGTCAATGCGGGCGCGATCAACGGGGCGGGCAGCGCCAATGCTATCACCTTCACCGGCGGTACCAACTCGCTGACGACGAATGGTGGCACTTACACCGGCAATATTGGTGTGACGGGCGGGCTCACCCTCAACCAGACTGCGGGTGCCGGTGCGGCGGGCAGCGCGACCTATTCTAATAGTTTCACCGGTCCGGGATCGCTTACGGTCACGACCGATGTTGGCAAATCGGTCACCTTAAGCGGTGTGAACTCTCACACCGGCGGCACGACGCTTACCGGCGGCGCATTGAACATTACCGGTGTGGGCACACTCGGCGCATCAACCGGGACGACCACTGTTTCAGGCGGCACCCTTGATCTTGGCACGACGACGCAAACGCAGGCGACGTTGAACCATTCCGCCGGCACGGTTCAAAACGGCACGATGAATGTCGGAACCTACCAGCTCACGGGCGGCACTTTGGCTTCGACCGCGACGGTCAATGCCTCGACCACATTCGACATGCAGAGCGGCACGGTCAACGGCGTGCTGGGCGGCGCCGGTACTCTGAATAAAACCACCGCCGGCACGGTCAATCTCACAGGTGCAAACACTTATTCCGGCGGCACAAATCTCTCGGCTGGCGTGTTGAATGTGGGCGGCTCAGGCACGCTCGGCGCTACAGCGGGTACGACCACGGTTTCGGGCGGCACGCTCGATTTGGGCACGACGACCCAAACGCAGGTGACGTTGAACCATTCCGCTGGCACGGTTCAGAACGGCACGATGAATGTCGGAACCTACCAGCTCACGGGCGGCACTTTGGCTTCGACCGCGACGGTCAATGCCTCGACCACATTCGACATGCAGAGTGGCACGGTCAATGGCGTGCTGGGCGGCGCGGGTGCCTTGAACAAAACGACCGCCGGTACGGTGAATCTTACGGGGGCGAACACTTATTCCGGCGGCACAAATCTCTCGGCGGGTGTCTTGAACATCACCGGTGCGGGCACGCTCGGCGCTACAACAGGTACGACCACGGTTTCGGGCGGCACGCTCGATTTGGGCGCGACGACGCAGACGCAGGCGACGTTGAACCACTCCGCCGGCACGATCCAGAACGGCACGATGAATGTCGGAACCTACCAGCTGACGGGCGGTACACTGGCCGCTGGCGCGACAGTGTCCGCGACCACTGCCTTCGACATGCAGGCGGGCACGGTGGCAGGCGTCTTGAGTGGCGCCGCCGCGCTGAGCAAGACGACAGCCGGCACCGTCACGCTTTCTGGCGCAAACAATTACACCGGCGGCACGAACGTTTCAGCCGGCACGCTCGCTCTCTCAGGTGCTGGCACGCTTGGTAACACCGCGAGCACGACGACTGTTTCGGGCACCGGTACTCTCGATCTGGGCACGACGGCACAGACACAGGCGACGTTGAACCAGTCGGGCGGCACGGTCCAGAACGGCACGATGAATGTCGGCACCTATCAGCTGACGGGCGGCACGCTGGCCGCTGGCGCGACGGTGTCCGCGACGACGACGCATGACATGCAAAGTGGCACGGTGAACGGCATACTTGCGGGCGCCGCTGCTTTAAACAAAACGACGGCTGGCACCGTCACGCTTTCCGGCGCAAACACCTATACTGGCGGCAGTAACGTCTCAGCTGGCACGCTTGCGCTGACAGGCGCCGGCACGCTCGGTGCCGCGGCGGGTACGACGACTGTTTCGGGCACCGGTACTCTCGATCTGGGCACGACGGCACAGACACAGGCGACGTTGAACCAATCAGGCGGCACGGTCCAGAACGGCACTATGAATGTCGGCACCTATCAGCTGACGGGCGGTACGCTGGCTGCTGGCGCGACGGTGTCCGCATCGACGACGCATGACATGCAAAGCGGCACGGTGAACGGCATACTTGCGGGCGCCGCTGCTTTAAACAAAACGACGGCTGGCACCGTCACACTTTCTGGCGCAAACACCTACACGGGTGCGACGACCGTGTCGGGCGGCACGTTGGATGTGGCGAGCGGCGGCTCGATTGCCGCGAGTTCGATGCTGACCAACAACAGCACGTTCCAGGTCGATGCAGGGGGCTCGGCGACCTTCACGGCCGTGGGCAGCACCAATACCGGCACCGTCACCGACTCAGGCACAATCTCATTCACCAATGATTTCACCAACAATGGTTTCGTTACGGTCAACTCCGGCGCCACGCTCAATGCCGGCAGCATCACCAACAATGGCACGATCACGAACTTCGGCACCGTCAACGACGATCTGACGAATACCGGCACGCTGAACAATTTCGGCACTTATAACGTCACCGGCACGCTCACCAACTCCGGCACCATCAATATGGTGAACGGCAGCCCCACGAATGTCGTCAACGTGACCGCCAATTATGTTGCGAGCGGCGCTTCGACCTTGAACGTCGATGCCACGCTCGTCAGCGGCGGCGCCGCCGATCAGCTTCGTGTCGCGGGTACGACGAGCGGCAATACGGTCATCAATCTGAACGACGTCGGTTCCAAGGGCTTTTTCACGACGCCGATTCCGATCGTGACGACGGGCGGCGGTGCCGGCACCTTCAGCCAAGGGTCGGGCTTCGGTTCGGCTGGCATCGTCAATTATTCGCTGCAGCATATCGGCAATAATTGGGACGTCGTCGCAACCCTGAACCCGGGCGCCGCGCCGGCCTTCGCGACGAGCATCGCGGCGTCGCTGGCGGCGGTGAACGTTGGCTTCTTCCAAAACGCCTCGGCCTTCATCTCGGCGCCGCCAGATCCCAAACCCAACCAATGGGGCGGCGGTCCGTGGATCCGCATCGCCGACGGCCGCAACGACGTGAACTCGGTCGGCACGACGCAAAATATCGGCGGCGCGACGACGTCGAATTCGCTGGTGCGCACCACCTTCAACGGCTTCCAGACCGGTATGGATCTCGGTCTCTTCAACGTCGAGAACACCGGATATAACCTGCATTTCGGCGTCACCGGCGGTCAGGTCATACTCGATGCGACCGAACTTCAAAGCGGCACCAATACGAACGAGGCCACCGTGCCCTTCGTCGGCGTTTACGGCGCTTTGACCGGACATAATTTCTTCGCCGACTTCCAGGTGCGCGAAGATTTCTACAATATGAAGGTGTCGAATCCGGTCGCCTTCCTCAGCCAGCAGAACCTCAATGGCAACGGCGTTTCGGCCAATGGTTCGATCGGCTATCGCTACGACGTGACGCGTCAGTTCTTCGTCGAACCCTCGGTGGCGGTTCTTTATTCGCACCTGAGCGTCCAGCAGCTGCGGGTCGGCATCGATCCGGCGGATAATGTGTACGGCACATTGAGCTTCAATCCGATCAACAGCCTGATCGGGCGCCTTGGCGTACGTGTGGGGACGAATTATTCGTTCGAGACGGTGGCGATCCAGCCGTTCCTGACGGGCAGCGTGTGGCGCGAGTTCGAAGGCGATACGACGACGACCTTCCAGGCAGCGGGGGGCTATGTGCCGATCACGGTGTCGCGCATCGGGACTTTCGAGCAGGTTGGACTCGGCGTCGCGGCACAGGTCCTGAACACGGGCCTCCTCGGCTTCGTGCGCGGCGATTATCGCTTCGGTCCGAATATCAACGGCTATGCCTTCAATGCCGGTATGCGCTACCAGTTCTAA
- a CDS encoding DoxX family protein translates to MTQKDLMIVWAPRLLSLLRIVAALLFIEHGTQKLFGFPPSSHPAPAVLSLLWIAAILEVFGGVLLLLGLFTRPVAFLLSGEMAFAYWLYHAPNNVFPANNGGDAAILFCFVFLYMAAAGGGAFSLDAFRKSP, encoded by the coding sequence ATGACTCAAAAAGATTTGATGATCGTGTGGGCGCCGCGCCTGCTCAGTCTGTTGCGCATTGTCGCCGCTTTGCTCTTCATTGAACACGGAACGCAGAAGCTGTTTGGATTTCCACCGTCGTCGCATCCGGCGCCGGCCGTATTGTCACTCCTCTGGATCGCAGCGATCCTTGAAGTTTTCGGCGGCGTTTTGCTTTTGCTCGGGCTCTTCACACGCCCCGTGGCTTTTCTCCTCTCAGGAGAAATGGCCTTCGCCTACTGGCTCTATCATGCGCCGAATAATGTCTTTCCGGCCAATAACGGCGGCGACGCGGCCATTCTTTTTTGCTTCGTCTTTCTCTATATGGCAGCCGCCGGCGGCGGCGCCTTCAGCCTTGATGCGTTCCGAAAGAGTCCCTGA
- a CDS encoding class I SAM-dependent methyltransferase encodes MPAMKLNPQDLEKAVAVTLGHYNQHAEEFWRGTCDHDVSQNIDALLRAIEAAHPFKILDFGCGPGRDLKVFAERGHHAIGLEGAEHFAAMARAHSGCDVWHQDFLQLSLPDSHFDGVFANASLFHVPSQELPRVLKQLQATLKPGGILFSSNPRGQNQEGWIAGRYGAYHDLDAWRTYMTAAGFTERGHYYRPDGVPREQQPWLASVWRKDPA; translated from the coding sequence ATGCCGGCCATGAAACTCAATCCGCAGGATCTGGAAAAGGCGGTCGCCGTCACGCTGGGGCATTATAATCAGCATGCCGAGGAATTCTGGCGGGGCACCTGCGATCACGATGTCAGCCAGAACATCGACGCATTGCTGCGTGCCATCGAAGCGGCGCATCCGTTCAAAATTCTCGATTTCGGCTGCGGGCCCGGACGCGATCTCAAAGTTTTCGCCGAGCGCGGGCATCATGCGATCGGCCTTGAGGGCGCCGAGCATTTCGCCGCTATGGCGCGTGCTCATAGCGGATGCGACGTCTGGCACCAGGATTTCCTTCAGCTCAGCTTGCCGGACTCCCATTTCGATGGTGTTTTCGCCAATGCCTCATTGTTTCATGTTCCGAGCCAGGAGCTGCCGCGCGTTTTGAAGCAATTGCAGGCAACGTTGAAGCCGGGCGGCATTTTGTTTTCGTCGAACCCGCGCGGGCAAAACCAGGAAGGCTGGATCGCCGGGCGCTATGGCGCCTATCACGATCTTGACGCTTGGCGGACCTATATGACGGCGGCTGGTTTCACCGAGCGCGGGCATTATTATCGCCCGGACGGCGTACCGCGCGAGCAGCAGCCGTGGCTTGCAAGCGTTTGGCGCAAAGATCCTGCGTGA